A single window of Papio anubis isolate 15944 chromosome 8, Panubis1.0, whole genome shotgun sequence DNA harbors:
- the LOC116276434 gene encoding uncharacterized protein LOC116276434 produces MRVGNSRPLVPALRAWSPGPSRPCATPPPPLVNGDPGHGLELGIRDLSAAPVLYRLKIKRSAVNLSFVWMNSASPGCGGFGSWKYPPKRRRFSHHPGLEAGGSSGDAKARTPRRGRAGGAPDRDPVPAPGGAQRSALSGGLLSTAGELIVFAVGK; encoded by the coding sequence ATGCGTGTCGGAAACTCGCGGCCCCTGGTCCCGGCCCTACGCGCTTGGAGCCCGGGTCCTTCCCGCCCCTGCGcgacgccgccgccgccgctggtGAATGGCGATCCCGGCCACGGCTTGGAATTGGGAATTCGTGACTTATCGGCGGCGCCGGTCTTGTATCGATTAAAGATAAAGCGATCAGCAGTGAATTTATCCTTCGTGTGGATGAACTCGGCCAGCCCGGGCTGTGGGGGGTTTGGGAGCTGGAAATATCCTCCAAAGCGCCGCCGCTTCTCCCATCATCCCGGACTCGAGGCTGGAGGCAGCTCCGGTGACGCGAAGGCGAGGACCCCCCGGCGGGGTCGGGCCGGGGGCGCCCCGGACAGAGACCCGGTCCCAGCGCCTGGCGGAGCCCAGCGATCCGCGCTGTCAGGAGGACTCTTATCAACAGCCGGTGAATTAATTGTGTTTGCAGTTGGGAAATAA